TCACCTTAaggcaacctcgtccccagggtctctcttgaggcagagaagagagaccctgggaacgaggttgacctCAAGGTCCACTAGTCCACTATAAAACTACGTCCCCTTgaacaacatctaggtccacttTCCCTCATGAGAGTGGTTTATGGTTATGGTTTATGTTTTAGGATTGACTACTCGTACGGCACATATCACGAAGTCTCATGGCGGTATACAATTCTTTTTCTAgggtgagatcggacgtcagcttgtaaaggcgcctctggcagccgctataagtccatatttgatctcacccacccacccaacccGTTCATTTATGTGTAAGGAAAACAGACCGCAACACCAAGGGTGtgagtttctaaagaaactgtggtgctacgTCAGTGTGGAGTGCAACTCGAAAATGTGGATTTATCAAACGTATTGATGATGGTAAATTAACGATCACCGTAAGAGAAACATTTGTGAGCTTTTCGGattttttggcgcgaaaatcttCCTCGGGCCAACAATTGACTTCAAAGTCGTATCCAGACTCTGTCGAGCGTTATATAGTTCTCAGATCACCACCGGTAGAACCACTCCATTTTgggaataggccttttgcaactaacgatcacatggtacaaaatccgccatgctggagggcaagctcattattattcccccactgggacattaaaacaaaggcaagtcaagcttaactggttcaggtctctttgttttaatgtcccagtgggggaataataatgagcttgccctccagcatggcggattttgtaccacgtgatcgttagttgcaaaaggcctattgggtttaggtggttttcacgttacatCATCGTCGGCTTTTTtggtgggcaaaaacaaaagatctccggctcattagctccttttgttcgttcaCTAGAAATtatacattacatcattgttatctgtttcgcaagagattggttgcaaaccatctattctCGATCTTTTGttaaaccaggagcccatcacctggagcgtgcaacttaactatacttgtgcaacggcgttttcacaagtaaggttatttttagattgaatttcccgctaatgagacacTCACAGGagcctgatgaccaattacaagaaattaagctgacgtcatagggtcaccgaaccgtaactgactttgttttttgacctaattcgcgggaagggctagtctaaaaataaacctacttgtgaaaacgccgtttcacagacgctgtatggaagttgcacgctccaggatgggctcctggttaAACCTTATTTTGAAATCAGGGTGTCCCCAAAGAATGAGCTTAAAACATGCAAAATTCTTTCACTTTCGAATTGATGGCAACTGATTGTGTGCATGTAGGCAACCCGATCATGGGGAAATTGTTTTTTAATTGCGTGACTTTTTCACTGTTGGTACGTTGCAGGAGGCTTACCTCCCGCCAGTGCTCCAAACGACGCGAAACATGACAGGAACCGGAAGTCCCGATGAGGTTTCTCCACCCCAGCTGACCAGGCGGAAGAACTACGGCTCGCTACAGAATGATCACGTGATCGACGCCTCTCAGCTTACACCTAGTTCGGAGACTGTGCTAACATTTGCAGATGAAGACAACCAGTAGAGCATGTATAAATTGACATTTCGTTTTGTTTagttgagaattttttttaaaacagtaaAATTCCCAGGACTCTAAACTTGAACAGAAGTCgccattttttcttttgggCAGCATTGTCACGATGTTTTAGCTGTTTTCTCTGGATAAAACAGTGTGTTATTATCAAAGAAGACAGAAAAAGATTGGGATCGATAGTGTCTTGAGCGACCGAGCACGACTTCAGTAATACGACCTCACATTGCTATCTGTACAAGAATACCGAATAATGATCCGTACACGAGTACGAATAGCAATGCCAGGTCGTATTCGTATTACTGAAGTCGTGCTCGGTTGCCCAGGACACTATATTGATCCAAAAGCAgcgaggtttgtatcaaaacagagGTAATTCCAGCCTCGCTTTCTCTCAAAGGCTTGGTCAATAAGCATACAAGTGAATTTCGAGTCTTCGTATTTTATCCAAAATTTAATGGTGCATTACACtaactaacaaataaatgcaaacgACTCACAGCATCGTTTACCATTACAATCGAATTTTCATCTTTGCACATCGACTAACGGAATTTTCTGTACTGTCATTTAAACTTTCGTGACCATTGACCCGTCATGGTCATCGAAactgattgaaaaaaattgctcaaTATCCATCTCGAGAATATGGTGAAGTATAGCTGTAAAACGCACTCACACACAAAGAAATTTGCGATTGATATCTTGTGCCATTCCTAAGAAGGAAGTAGCTTGGCATTGTGCAAACATTCTACTAGTCGCGGATAGTCAATATTACCGGAGGAACGTATCTCAtggattttttttccatgtaaCCGCAAATACAGATTGATGGACTATGGACAATCCAAGGGATATACTTCGAACTGGACCAAAACTGTGTCATGTCGTATGTATTTCCTTGATCTCAGTTTGCTGTGTGATACGAAATAGGCAAAACCAAATCTTTGATTTCTATAGGGTGACTGTTTTAGCTTTTGAAATGACTGGAACAAATGTCGCATTTCCTTGGGTGACAtttgcatttcaacatttttcatCTGAGATGGATCTTCCTGTTGGTCGATCAGGGTGAATACCACCTTCTGTTGAAAAGGCCATGGCAAGATGGCGTCGTTGTTACTTCTGACGAGGTGAGCAAACAAAGATAAGTGATAGTTCTGTGATGCATCAACTCCATTGGGGCACATCGTTATGGCCATTCTATAGCCATATGGTTCTGAAAAGAAGGGTTCACTGGAAAAACAGGGTTTAGATGAGCCTGCCCTGGCTTTCCGGAAACGTAAATCAAACTGTGATATGGACCACACGAACTTGGTAGTCTTGCACTTGTTTTCGTCATGGAGGAAGTGTACCGATCCGTTCATTCCGGCCAAATAAGCGGGCTGTGTGGTGTTTGAGGCCAAATATTTACGTTCCAGAGCTTTCGGCTCTTCGTTTGGGATTCCCCTTAAGAGCCCCCAAACAAAAAACACTATCATAATGATGTCAATTAAACCAACTTTACGTGAATTTTCACGGAGAGCAGAGAACTGCCCACGAACGTCCTCCAATAAGCTCCTGTCTCTGTGAGTGTCATCCTGGAGTTTTCGTAATTCACTTGTAATCTGGGTGACTTTATTCCACAGAGCACTGGCTTCTTGAGAATCGTACTTTCCTTGATCAAGGTTAGAGACTGCTGCCTCAAGATGTTGTAGTTTCTTTTGGGTCCCTGTAAACTCCGCCGGTAGATTCTGCAACCTGTTGTATTTTGGAACTAATTTTTGCAACTCATTCACTGCATCATTAagtttcaataacttttcaTCTGAGAATTCATGTTGTTGAGATTCTTGAGCTTCATCGTGCGTTTGTAATTCAGTtaatttctcatttgtcaaagaaattttatcTCGTAGCCCCACAAAAACTTGCGACAATTTTGCAATCTTCTTATTAGCGGTTACCATTCGGGCTTCTAGTTCTTTAACGGTAGCTGTGTTGACAGTTGATAAGGCCTGAAACTCTGCAAGTTTTTCACACGCCAATTGTAGATGTGATTCTGTGCTTGTTTTTGCGTGGTCGGCAATCGCTCTCCGTTGAACCTTATCCAAGAAGGTAAACAGGAAGAAATATCAGTGAGTTTGTAGAAAAGTTTTGAAATTGAATTCTTTTGGAAGATGTAACGTTTTCTATAGTGTTACTGTATATGCTGCGAAAAAGATCTTCAAGTTCTCCAATATGCTTGTGACAGAATAAAAGAATTAACTCATTTTCATCGATTCGCTCTTCTACAGTACAGTATCTCGAGCAAatgatttaaatatttttatgaGCTAAATCGGCAATTCTTTCTTTGCGCTAACTAACTACTCCCTCAGTATTGCGTTTCTCATATTTGAGGGCGAGATGTTGTCAAATTCACATTAAGTTACCActgtgtacatgtacttttggGGGTAAGAGTCATATGCACAGATGTAATTTGGCTATTTATTCTGCGCAAGTTACCactgtgtacatgtatttttgggGATAAGGGTCATATGCACAGATGTAATTTGGCTATTTATTCTGGGCAAAACACTTACCGGGCCCCTGGCAGTTGCAAAGTAGCGTGGCAACAGGCTCGTTATTAGGGTTAAATTAAAGTTTTGTTGTTCTCGGAGTGTTGAGAAACTGTGTTTAATAAACGCACTTCATCAGTGTTAGTAGCGACAAACGCTCGTCTAACGGTAGTGATGTTCAGCGCAAGAAGCGCGCGCGGACAAAAAGTTGGGTGAGACGAACGCTCCCTCTCTCTCCAAGACTCGCTCGGCTCGCCGGTGTTTCTCACCTTGCCGCTCGCTGCCTATTCAGAGGCTAGTTGAGAATAGGGTCGCACACGTATAATGTGTCACAAACGTACCCAATAGAAATAATTGAGCGAAATCACCACATGTTATCGACGTGTATTGTGATTCTAACCCCTTTAAATTGCTCACCTTAACTTTACAACCAATATGAGCAAATGTGCAATCAACCTTGGTGTGAGGGCAACTCTTCTCAATGTGATCATTCATCTGaacaaaaatgataaaaagtggCTCGTAAACTTTATTCTATACTAAGTACTTAGatgtaaaaaaatgtaaatgatttgTTTATAACTATAGTGGAAATGCACTTTagttagctatcaagctagttcacaggctcCCCAGTTTTAATAATCTGAACGAAACAATttaaacttaacagaaacattattaagaaccccaactggcaggaggcagcCAGTAGGacatttacaaagcgtggtagagttgaatccgggacaaccggaaacaaatcctaaccagagcttagaacgggatttgaacccggacagccgcatgcaaacccaacgccctaaccactcgaccacaCCGCCTCCCAGTAGCCCTTATCGGATTTATCAGCGGTTTTACCGCAtaaacgaggctaaggggtcattttgtatcgaattgacccttaagcctcttttgcatgtagttttaaacaaaagaaactgtgcctgcaggctcaactccaataaggtcTAATCAACCATTTTTCCTAATAACGACTCAGCCTGTCCAAAATTTCAAAGAACTGGTATGAGCAACTTGACGTTTAACAGGCATGAACAAATTTCAAAACCTTAATTAAGGTAACAGCATTGACTGAAtagaacatttctttgtctaCATGATCTCATCACTTCCTGTAAtcgttgagtacaaataaagctgttgctgttgttgttaccACAATGGGTTAACTCCGAGTTCATGTCAGCCTCCCCctcaaaacgagtctaagtgcgaagtttttgtgatggtaattggATCTACTTTGAATATGAATGAAAAGTAATCTTCACAaggaaaacttcgcacttagactcgctttgaagagaaggctggcatgaactcggaaacggCGTATTTGTTCTTACACTGCTTGGTTTAGGTTTTCGTGTTTCTTCGATCTTTTTATTTAGACCAAAGAAACTTTCCCAGGAACTGAGTCTATTAATGTTTTGGCGACTGGGACAAATTGAATATTGAGTTTCCTTTTTAGCACTGTATTAGGTTTATATAACGTAGAAGACTTATGGTGCGTTCGATTGaacctattccggaatacgaatACGTGGAGttatgatttaaaacggtatgtctggcgttttgaagcaataaggataataaagatacgtttaaaatagccctttagcaggtgtttgacatgAATCGCCGTATAAAacaaggatttctaacttctattcaatgtattcctattccggaataggtctatcgaacgcgcccttagtatTACTAGACACCAACAGGTTTAGGAAGAAACCAGCCAAACtgtaaaaaaagctaaaaaggtaAACTTGCTATGGACAAGGTGGTCCCAATAATTGGAGAAGCAATCCTTCTAATGTCTGGTCCTGTTAATCTCCTAAATGAAACAGACCAAAGACACATACGGtaattgaacttgaaaatgccGGAGTGTGATTTACCTTGTCCCGTGAGATTTTGTGTTCACCACACTTCTGAAGACAAGTCAACGGATATTTCTTGCACGAGTCAAAGTGATCCTTAAAGATAAAACACACGCTCCTCAACAAATCAAACACAGCTAGCAGAAACATTGATTTTGTCAAAACTAGATTATACCGATCTGGTTTTTTACCCTCTACCACAATTCTTACTTCGCCGTTTGCAAGGGGTTCAATATGCTGCTGCAAGTTTGTACTCGGTCACTATGTTAAGAACTTTCGGGATATACTTAAAATCGGATGGCTTCCAATCAGTGAGAGAAGAGATCTGAACCTCCTGAAATCATGCTTTAAAGCTTTGCATAACGCTGAGACTTGGCCAgattataatataataaaataataaaacaggaATGCCCCAAGGAACTGCGCTCAAGCAATTCAATTAGATTAGTGGTCCCGACCGAGATAATGCGTCGAATCTATTTAATAATCTACCAGAAACTATTAGAAACTGTAAAGATTACAGAACCTTTTTAAGACTCTCAAGGATTTCTTTAAGAAACATAGTACAAAGCGGTTAGTTAGTTTTACTGTAATTGGATTCCGTTAATCCTGTTTCTACTGTATGATTTGTAAATAACttaatttgatttattttgttatttttaatcaATGTAATTTAACAGGGAAGAGCCACCCAGTGGATCTGTtaataaatcattattattattattattattattattattattattattattattattattcaaaatgAAGCCTGGTATAACTGTATTATACATATATTTACCTGTTTCAGTCGCCAGACTAACGATGTTTTACAGTGTGGGCATTTGACTTTCCTCATTGGACATTCACTGGTCACGTGCTTATGTAAATCCTTTTTCAGTGGAGCCACTTTGCAGTCCTTATTGGTACACTGGACTCCAATGAAATCGCAAGTAGCTTGATGTGTCTGGAATGCAAATTGGTCAatacagcggttttcaattgagtgtgaaAGTATAACTTGCGTTTCCTTGGGTTTTGCATTAACTCGTTCTGTGATTGGCCAGCAAAACTCTCGGCAGTTTCTCAACCAGTGACTCAgacgcattttcccgcgcttgtcgccagctacatgtaattgcttcgaattctgattggctcattgGGCTGTTTGTGTCGGTTGTGATTGGTCACAGTAATTTCCATTGGTTTTCGTTTTACGGCACTCAAATGAAATTCGCCATATCTTAATTAACTCTTTCACTATCATTAGATTTTAAAACAGTCCCTTTTTTGTATTCTCACGAGACAACACGACAGACACGCGCGGCTTATCAAAGAACTTGggcaaacacaaacaaacaaataaaaaaatttcgGGAATAGATCTCTCACAGTACACCCGCTTGTAATTTCTCCCTTTTTACCTCATTGATGACGAAGTCTCAATGAGGTATAGTGAGGGGGACTTGTGGTGCTCACTCGATCACTCGTTCACTCGATCAATGGGCTGTTAAATTTCGGCTTTCGTTCGGACGGCCGAATTGGTGTACGAACGTTCTGGAACGGAAGCGCTAAGCGCACGTGTCCCAAGTGCGAATCCTACCCTATgctcttatttcattatttttagggGGCGTTCTGAATTTTCCATCGAATTATGAAATTAAAGTCTTAAAAGTCGTAGAAGAACAGTGTTCCAAGTATCTTTTGAATTCACGATAAACTTGTGTCACAGGTATTTAGTAGTCGGATATGCTCGGTCTTGATATGGAAAATGTTCGtctgaagtcacatgacaaagCACACCGTGGATCAGCCATTTTTATTCAGCGACGGCGGGAGAGGAGTTTTCGACTTTCAGGTAAGAAGTTGATGTTTTCTGTCGttctttctgacaaaataattaataggaAACACTCATATACACAACAAACCACTGTCGAATCATCCGTGCAAAGAATTTCAATTCGCTGTGGATTCGACTTTCCAAGACAAACTCACATTCCAAGTTATTCCAAGGTTCCAAGTCAATCAAGGTTGAATCTGTTGAATATAAAGCTTTGTAGAACTGAAAGTGAGTTTAATTGGAATTGAAGTG
The genomic region above belongs to Montipora capricornis isolate CH-2021 chromosome 5, ASM3666992v2, whole genome shotgun sequence and contains:
- the LOC138049410 gene encoding TNF receptor-associated factor 5-like isoform X1, producing MPGYEYTFVREVSPEYCCPICECPMREPVQTKCGHRFCKECLEKSLKRKRECPIDRRPIDDHNPKDIYPDVAIKRNILDFIVKCPNESNGCKWTDELRNVETHQATCDFIGVQCTNKDCKVAPLKKDLHKHVTSECPMRKVKCPHCKTSLVWRLKQDHFDSCKKYPLTCLQKCGEHKISRDKMNDHIEKSCPHTKVDCTFAHIGCKVKVQRRAIADHAKTSTESHLQLACEKLAEFQALSTVNTATVKELEARMVTANKKIAKLSQVFVGLRDKISLTNEKLTELQTHDEAQESQQHEFSDEKLLKLNDAVNELQKLVPKYNRLQNLPAEFTGTQKKLQHLEAAVSNLDQGKYDSQEASALWNKVTQITSELRKLQDDTHRDRSLLEDVRGQFSALRENSRKVGLIDIIMIVFFVWGLLRGIPNEEPKALERKYLASNTTQPAYLAGMNGSVHFLHDENKCKTTKFVWSISQFDLRFRKARAGSSKPCFSSEPFFSEPYGYRMAITMCPNGVDASQNYHLSLFAHLVRSNNDAILPWPFQQKVVFTLIDQQEDPSQMKNVEMQMSPKEMRHLFQSFQKLKQSPYRNQRFGFAYFVSHSKLRSRKYIRHDTVLVQFEVYPLDCP
- the LOC138049410 gene encoding TNF receptor-associated factor 5-like isoform X2 → MPGYEYTFVREVSPEYCCPICECPMREPVQTKCGHRFCKECLEKSLKRKRECPIDRRPIDDHNPKTHQATCDFIGVQCTNKDCKVAPLKKDLHKHVTSECPMRKVKCPHCKTSLVWRLKQDHFDSCKKYPLTCLQKCGEHKISRDKMNDHIEKSCPHTKVDCTFAHIGCKVKVQRRAIADHAKTSTESHLQLACEKLAEFQALSTVNTATVKELEARMVTANKKIAKLSQVFVGLRDKISLTNEKLTELQTHDEAQESQQHEFSDEKLLKLNDAVNELQKLVPKYNRLQNLPAEFTGTQKKLQHLEAAVSNLDQGKYDSQEASALWNKVTQITSELRKLQDDTHRDRSLLEDVRGQFSALRENSRKVGLIDIIMIVFFVWGLLRGIPNEEPKALERKYLASNTTQPAYLAGMNGSVHFLHDENKCKTTKFVWSISQFDLRFRKARAGSSKPCFSSEPFFSEPYGYRMAITMCPNGVDASQNYHLSLFAHLVRSNNDAILPWPFQQKVVFTLIDQQEDPSQMKNVEMQMSPKEMRHLFQSFQKLKQSPYRNQRFGFAYFVSHSKLRSRKYIRHDTVLVQFEVYPLDCP